In Sphingobacterium thalpophilum, a genomic segment contains:
- a CDS encoding DoxX family protein, whose amino-acid sequence MKIFKNILCILFALLFINAGLDKLFHYMPTPPMDMDMKKVFEAFATIKWLMPLVGIIELLGGLLFIFPKTRTLGALVIFPILIGIFTHNMIFYSQMGLIIWAVLFIIWLWVVFENWGKYKKLME is encoded by the coding sequence ATGAAGATCTTTAAAAATATACTATGTATCCTATTCGCCTTGCTATTCATCAATGCGGGGCTGGATAAACTTTTTCATTATATGCCTACGCCACCAATGGATATGGACATGAAAAAGGTATTTGAGGCTTTTGCCACGATTAAATGGCTAATGCCACTGGTTGGAATCATCGAACTCTTGGGCGGTTTATTGTTTATTTTCCCAAAAACGAGAACACTGGGTGCACTGGTCATCTTCCCCATACTCATTGGTATTTTTACCCACAACATGATTTTTTACAGCCAAATGGGACTAATTATTTGGGCTGTACTTTTCATTATTTGGCTATGGGTGGTATTCGAAAACTGGGGCAAGTATAAAAAACTGATGGAATAA
- a CDS encoding DUF4342 domain-containing protein yields MNNFIRANLNYIIMGFKETFQINGENLLQKIKEIIAEGNVSKISISDKHGKEIMSFPVTIGAIGLILAPVFAAIGAVAALLTECTITVERNTNKDEENKEDNSTDPPTTITVK; encoded by the coding sequence ATGAATAACTTTATAAGAGCGAACTTAAATTATATCATTATGGGATTCAAAGAGACATTTCAGATTAACGGTGAAAACCTTTTACAAAAGATCAAAGAAATCATTGCTGAGGGCAATGTGAGCAAAATCAGCATCTCGGACAAACATGGCAAAGAAATCATGAGCTTTCCTGTCACTATTGGTGCAATAGGCTTGATCTTAGCACCTGTCTTTGCAGCAATTGGCGCTGTAGCCGCATTGCTTACAGAATGTACAATTACCGTAGAACGAAATACAAACAAAGACGAAGAAAACAAAGAAGATAACAGCACAGATCCACCTACAACGATAACCGTAAAATAA
- a CDS encoding BamA/TamA family outer membrane protein: MRKGVIMQTKLKYIVGIVSCAAFIASCSSTKNLKEGESLYVKGNVIVDSDTISKENKEKIATHLEAALMPKPNKRLAGVPFKLYFNNMAGDSVGNNIIKKFFKKIGEKPVLLSDVNREYNENLLRNRLENFGFFNAEVKSDTLVENKKATVNYTAKPNFIYRIRSVQFDIDSTTQLGKDIRSSSDKSLLQVGKNYSLDVILNERDRIDNDLKNKGYYYFSPDYILVQVDSSHRNNKVDMYVTVKKETPAQARVPSKINKIYIYPNYTETSSGYQRSTRNAELYDSSYYFIDRQHLYRKPVIANHIFFHPGDVYNRNAHNQTISHLVNLNSWKFVKNNFVDSKEVPNALDVYYYLTPLPKKSLRVELLGKMASVYNGTEVNVNWTLRNAFKGAEQLSFNVFGGYETQTGGSADLNSSYYRYGMEATLTFPRILSPFGRISPTRRFIPKTYVKGRYEFLNRRKAYTLNSIALDYGYIWQESEEKQHDLALMEITYVQPKGISENYQKQMDTIPALRHAIDPQFTIGPNYNFTFQNTMKQHLKNTFYFKGNLDLSGNILGLIKGADFNKGKTFKLFDAYFSQYIKISGDGRHYLKLSENSQLASRVSLGLSYSYGNSRSLPYLKQYYVGGPNSIRAFGARAIGPGTVAPEKLSNGLFYADQTGDIKLELNTEYRAKLAGFVHWAAFIDAGNVWLQRDDVNKPGGKFSKNFLNELAVGGGAGLRFDFTFLIIRTDMSIPFRIPYLPKGERWVFKDIDFGSSKWRKDNLMFNLAIGYPF, encoded by the coding sequence ATGAGGAAAGGAGTTATCATGCAAACTAAACTAAAATATATTGTTGGAATAGTTTCATGCGCTGCATTTATAGCATCCTGTTCGTCAACCAAGAATCTGAAAGAAGGGGAAAGCTTATATGTCAAAGGCAATGTGATAGTCGATTCGGACACGATTTCCAAAGAAAATAAGGAGAAGATTGCGACTCATTTAGAAGCGGCATTGATGCCAAAGCCCAATAAACGTTTAGCTGGCGTACCATTTAAGTTGTACTTCAACAATATGGCCGGCGATTCTGTAGGGAATAATATCATTAAAAAATTTTTCAAGAAAATTGGTGAGAAACCGGTATTGTTGAGCGATGTCAATCGCGAGTATAATGAGAATCTACTGCGCAATCGTCTGGAGAATTTTGGTTTCTTTAATGCTGAAGTAAAATCCGACACTTTGGTTGAAAACAAAAAAGCAACGGTTAATTATACAGCCAAGCCAAATTTTATCTACCGAATAAGATCTGTTCAATTTGATATTGACAGCACAACGCAGCTGGGTAAAGATATTCGTTCGAGCTCCGATAAAAGTCTCTTACAGGTGGGCAAAAATTATAGCCTTGATGTTATCCTAAATGAGCGTGACCGCATCGACAATGACCTCAAAAATAAAGGATATTATTATTTCAGTCCGGACTATATCCTGGTTCAGGTAGACAGTTCACACCGGAACAACAAGGTCGACATGTATGTTACTGTAAAGAAGGAAACACCGGCACAGGCGAGGGTACCTTCAAAGATCAATAAAATCTACATTTACCCGAACTACACGGAAACAAGCTCTGGCTATCAGCGATCCACCCGTAACGCGGAACTATATGATAGCAGCTACTATTTTATAGACCGCCAGCATCTTTATAGAAAGCCTGTTATCGCGAATCATATCTTCTTTCATCCCGGCGATGTCTACAACCGTAATGCCCACAACCAAACCATCAGCCATCTGGTGAATCTCAATAGCTGGAAATTTGTCAAAAACAACTTTGTTGACAGCAAAGAAGTTCCCAACGCACTTGACGTCTACTACTACTTAACCCCGTTGCCAAAAAAATCACTCCGCGTGGAACTATTGGGAAAAATGGCTTCGGTATACAATGGTACAGAAGTTAATGTCAACTGGACTTTACGCAATGCATTTAAAGGCGCAGAGCAGTTAAGTTTTAATGTATTCGGTGGTTATGAAACCCAGACCGGTGGATCGGCCGACCTCAACTCGAGTTATTACCGTTACGGGATGGAGGCTACACTGACCTTTCCGCGGATATTGTCCCCTTTTGGAAGGATTTCTCCTACGCGACGTTTTATTCCGAAGACTTACGTCAAAGGCCGCTATGAATTTTTAAATCGCCGCAAAGCATATACCTTAAATTCCATCGCATTGGATTACGGTTATATCTGGCAGGAGTCTGAAGAGAAGCAGCACGATCTTGCTTTAATGGAGATTACCTATGTTCAGCCTAAAGGTATTTCTGAAAACTACCAAAAACAAATGGATACTATTCCGGCGTTAAGGCACGCAATAGATCCACAATTTACGATTGGCCCAAATTATAACTTCACGTTTCAAAATACGATGAAGCAGCATTTGAAAAATACATTTTATTTCAAAGGCAACTTGGACCTCTCAGGGAACATACTCGGTTTGATAAAAGGAGCAGATTTCAATAAAGGGAAAACCTTCAAATTGTTCGATGCTTATTTTTCGCAATACATCAAGATCAGCGGCGATGGCAGACATTATTTAAAGTTATCGGAGAATTCGCAACTTGCGTCGCGGGTCAGCTTGGGTTTGAGTTATTCCTATGGGAACTCCCGGTCACTTCCCTATTTAAAACAATATTATGTAGGTGGCCCTAATAGTATCCGTGCCTTTGGTGCTCGTGCAATTGGACCGGGAACAGTTGCCCCTGAAAAATTAAGCAACGGCCTCTTCTATGCCGATCAGACCGGTGATATCAAATTGGAACTTAACACAGAATACAGAGCTAAATTAGCAGGCTTTGTTCATTGGGCAGCATTCATTGATGCCGGGAACGTGTGGTTGCAACGGGATGATGTCAACAAGCCGGGTGGTAAGTTCAGCAAGAACTTTTTAAATGAATTAGCCGTCGGCGGTGGAGCTGGATTACGCTTCGACTTTACGTTTTTGATCATTCGTACAGATATGTCCATACCTTTCCGCATTCCCTATCTTCCAAAAGGAGAACGTTGGGTATTTAAGGATATCGACTTTGGAAGTTCAAAATGGAGAAAGGATAATTTGATGTTCAACCTAGCCATCGGCTATCCGTTCTAG
- a CDS encoding translocation/assembly module TamB domain-containing protein encodes MNRFTRIAFKTILWIIGVIIALAILIVFLIRIPAVQNYIAGKVTHYVEGKIGTPVKIGYINIDFPKKLVLEDIYLADQSKDTLVAGKSIAVDINMLKLLKNTVEIQSIEAEGITAKIRRTLPDSSFNFDYIVKAFASQKESKPTADSSSALLFNLDKVKFDKFHIVYADDVIGTSADVYLNSLNTNIKKFDLTKNMAFNLPKVKIDGLSATVKQWRPVVDGTAPTVKDFGITDKTAQATTLLPDVGIQIADLTNILVRYEDQSSLLNTKFYLKSLHADINKIDLNKELVDIQTINLDGSDNNVLFGKIQKKVNTGAKNTADTTKINWVVSAKDIQINNTSLAYRDDNQARMKGFDYFNIKIPGMKTSLNDLYYSADSISGSLKELIASDHSGFVIKQLKGDFKYTNTGAEIKNLYAETPRTLLRDYLKVTYPSLDIIAKKPELIYVNATIKKSHVDMRDIYYFAPFLDTMQVMKPLMDKKFNIDGRVVGKVNDLNIPAIDFQTLSNTRVIASLHLKGLPNVDKMSMDLNLKKLTTGRSDIEKLVSKKMLPSGIELPNTIGLTGTFRGGMNAFNTNLSLVTEKGTAKFNGKVGMIGRDTTYDAYVSIRDFDIGKIMKMDSTLGILSFEGKIKGHGTDPKKLVANFNGKVNRMDAMGYRYQNIDMNLTADNGDIKASIVSPDPNIQLKLDATANMKSKYPQVDFELMVDTINLKNLKLMDDEFKYHGKLVGNFSSADPNFLNGEAHITNSSIVYNDAYYSLDSISLIAKADTSRNLLLLKSDFLNAHLVGKYKILELQNAVQDILQVYYQPGKAVKVPKYEPQNIEFSAQLTRTKFIKDFLPELTEMSDITLDGMFNSQSKTILAKLDAPKIIYNGTEINNVTLDINTLDSTLYYSALINKIKVSNIELVNTVFSGKVIQNNLDFGLWIKDKKEKEQYHLGANMRVDNGAFVFSLLQDGLMLNYDKWTINPNNVLKFGSTGIQANDFILSNKGQELSISSQDSVLNSPLNIAFKNFRIETLSKMLESETVDLGGGINGQATISRLESSPVFVSDLVIDKFYIGKDTVGNVNIKVNNEKENTYNANISISENGNNVVLSGDFINPPQGEASLDFTLDIAPLSMQTVQAFSLGYLKDSKGNLEGQLKITGSPSKPLINGDVKFKDAQFNIAMLNALFKAKDETIHLDERGITFPKFALEDKKGNIAKVTGSIETKTYTDFDFNLNVNTDNFEVLNSTQSDNDMFYGKMYLTSNLRIRGNLDKPIVDGTIKVLDDTDFTFVMPNEDPGMADRKGVVEFVDKSDTTRANVFAKLDSMTVTRLTGIDVDLNLQTDKDAKFKILLDAGSQDALNIQGEAELNAGIDASSKITLSGTFTVDKGSYSFSFGPVKKDFTFRKGSTITWNGDPLDAQLNITAAYTTKAPTLELVATQLGSENANLYKQRIPFNVLLKITDKLFQPQLNFDIDLDENNSVVSQDVISKVNNALTTLRENPSELNKQVFSLIVLGRFMSTNPFESLSGGGGTEAIVRNSISSFLSGQLNRLASELITGVELDFNLTSEEDYATGAGQTRTDLNIGVSKMLLNDRLKITIGSNFEVEGNTRPGETANNIAGDIQLDYQLSQDGRYFARVYRKNQYQVTLQGQYVETGIGFIINMDYNRFKEIWMSSKKLKEYYDTNSKGFRKRFDVERMETDSVYRDSVRTVIRDSLMTHSPEYRKRMEEREKEKRKQQLDSTKRTPKSDSPKSNIDTIRTTAIKNEDEERSYHAN; translated from the coding sequence TTGAACAGATTTACCCGAATTGCTTTCAAAACAATATTGTGGATTATTGGAGTCATCATTGCGCTGGCTATTTTAATCGTATTTTTAATCAGAATACCCGCCGTTCAGAATTATATTGCTGGAAAAGTAACACACTATGTGGAAGGTAAGATTGGTACCCCCGTTAAAATTGGCTACATTAATATTGATTTCCCTAAAAAACTGGTTTTAGAGGACATCTATTTAGCTGACCAAAGCAAGGATACGTTAGTGGCAGGAAAAAGCATAGCTGTCGATATTAATATGCTAAAACTTCTGAAAAATACCGTTGAAATTCAGAGCATTGAAGCAGAAGGAATCACCGCAAAAATCCGCCGTACATTGCCGGACAGTTCATTCAACTTTGATTATATTGTTAAAGCTTTCGCTTCTCAAAAAGAAAGCAAACCTACTGCAGACAGCAGTTCAGCCCTCCTATTTAACCTTGATAAAGTCAAATTTGACAAATTTCATATTGTTTATGCCGATGATGTAATTGGGACGAGCGCAGACGTCTATCTAAACAGCCTCAATACCAATATCAAGAAATTTGACCTCACAAAAAACATGGCTTTCAATCTGCCCAAAGTAAAGATAGATGGTCTGAGTGCTACAGTGAAACAATGGCGACCAGTTGTTGATGGCACGGCACCCACCGTCAAAGACTTTGGCATTACGGATAAAACGGCCCAAGCAACCACATTACTTCCCGATGTCGGTATACAGATTGCTGACCTGACCAATATTTTAGTGCGCTATGAGGATCAATCCAGTCTGTTGAACACCAAGTTCTATCTTAAAAGTCTTCATGCAGACATTAACAAGATCGACCTTAACAAAGAACTTGTCGATATTCAAACAATCAATCTTGACGGTTCGGACAATAATGTGCTCTTTGGAAAGATCCAGAAAAAAGTAAACACAGGAGCGAAAAACACCGCGGATACCACCAAAATAAACTGGGTTGTCTCAGCCAAAGATATCCAAATCAACAATACAAGCTTAGCGTACAGAGACGACAATCAGGCCCGGATGAAAGGCTTTGATTACTTCAACATAAAGATCCCTGGAATGAAAACCAGTTTAAATGATCTTTACTATAGCGCCGATTCCATCAGTGGGTCATTAAAAGAGCTTATCGCCTCTGACCATTCCGGATTTGTAATCAAGCAATTGAAGGGAGATTTTAAATATACAAATACCGGCGCGGAGATCAAAAACCTGTACGCAGAGACACCACGCACCCTACTGCGTGATTACTTAAAAGTAACCTATCCATCTTTGGATATTATTGCCAAAAAGCCAGAGCTGATCTATGTCAATGCAACGATCAAAAAGAGCCACGTAGATATGCGCGACATCTACTATTTTGCTCCTTTTTTGGATACCATGCAGGTGATGAAACCATTAATGGACAAAAAGTTTAATATTGATGGCCGCGTTGTGGGCAAGGTAAATGATTTAAATATTCCGGCAATTGATTTCCAAACGCTGTCCAATACACGTGTCATTGCAAGTCTGCATTTAAAAGGGCTACCCAATGTCGATAAAATGTCAATGGATCTTAATTTAAAAAAGCTGACTACAGGTCGTTCGGATATCGAAAAGCTGGTTTCAAAAAAAATGCTGCCTAGCGGAATAGAGCTGCCCAATACGATTGGCCTTACCGGAACTTTTAGAGGGGGAATGAATGCCTTTAATACCAATCTTTCCTTAGTAACAGAAAAAGGAACCGCCAAGTTCAATGGTAAAGTAGGCATGATTGGCCGCGATACAACCTACGATGCCTATGTGAGTATTCGTGATTTTGACATTGGTAAGATTATGAAAATGGACAGCACATTGGGAATACTTTCCTTCGAAGGAAAAATTAAAGGCCATGGTACCGATCCCAAGAAGCTTGTCGCCAATTTTAATGGCAAAGTAAATCGAATGGATGCGATGGGTTATCGTTATCAGAATATAGACATGAACCTTACCGCAGACAATGGAGATATTAAAGCTTCTATTGTCAGCCCCGACCCCAATATTCAGCTCAAACTGGATGCGACGGCCAATATGAAATCCAAGTATCCACAGGTCGATTTCGAACTTATGGTGGATACCATTAATCTTAAAAATTTAAAATTAATGGACGACGAATTCAAGTATCATGGTAAACTTGTCGGAAACTTTAGTTCAGCTGATCCTAATTTCTTAAATGGAGAAGCGCATATTACCAATTCATCTATTGTTTACAATGATGCTTATTACTCGCTAGACAGTATTTCACTGATTGCAAAAGCGGATACGAGCCGCAACTTGCTGCTTTTAAAATCGGACTTTCTAAATGCCCACTTAGTCGGAAAATACAAAATTTTAGAATTGCAGAATGCCGTTCAAGACATCTTACAGGTATATTACCAACCAGGCAAAGCTGTTAAAGTTCCCAAGTACGAGCCTCAGAATATCGAGTTTTCGGCTCAATTGACCAGAACTAAATTTATCAAGGATTTCTTGCCAGAACTGACCGAGATGTCTGATATTACGTTGGATGGTATGTTCAACAGTCAATCAAAAACCATTCTTGCCAAATTAGATGCACCTAAGATTATTTATAATGGTACCGAGATCAACAACGTTACCTTAGATATCAATACCCTGGACAGCACACTCTACTATTCGGCCTTGATCAATAAAATCAAGGTGAGCAATATTGAATTGGTGAATACAGTCTTCAGCGGTAAAGTCATCCAAAACAATTTGGACTTTGGCCTTTGGATTAAAGACAAGAAAGAGAAAGAGCAGTATCATTTGGGCGCCAATATGCGCGTGGATAATGGAGCATTTGTTTTTAGCCTACTTCAGGATGGTCTTATGCTGAACTACGACAAGTGGACGATAAATCCAAACAACGTGCTCAAATTTGGCAGTACGGGTATTCAGGCCAATGACTTTATTTTAAGTAATAAAGGACAAGAGCTGAGTATATCATCACAGGACAGTGTGCTCAATTCGCCACTCAACATTGCCTTTAAAAATTTCCGCATTGAGACATTAAGCAAAATGCTTGAAAGTGAAACTGTCGATCTCGGCGGCGGGATTAATGGTCAGGCAACCATATCACGTTTGGAAAGTAGCCCTGTTTTTGTATCCGATCTTGTGATCGACAAATTCTATATTGGAAAAGATACTGTAGGAAATGTCAACATAAAAGTGAACAATGAAAAAGAAAACACCTATAATGCGAATATCAGTATCAGTGAAAATGGCAACAATGTCGTATTAAGTGGTGATTTTATCAATCCTCCACAGGGAGAGGCAAGCCTGGATTTCACCTTAGATATTGCGCCACTCTCCATGCAGACAGTTCAGGCATTCAGTTTGGGTTATCTAAAAGACTCGAAGGGAAATCTTGAAGGCCAGTTAAAAATAACGGGATCACCATCCAAACCACTCATTAACGGCGATGTGAAGTTTAAAGATGCGCAATTCAATATTGCGATGTTGAATGCACTTTTCAAAGCCAAAGATGAAACCATTCATCTGGATGAAAGGGGTATTACTTTCCCTAAATTTGCATTGGAAGACAAAAAAGGGAATATTGCCAAGGTAACGGGATCCATAGAAACCAAAACGTATACTGATTTTGATTTTAACCTTAATGTCAATACAGACAATTTTGAGGTGCTCAATTCAACACAAAGCGACAACGATATGTTCTATGGTAAAATGTATCTTACCTCGAACCTTCGCATTCGGGGAAATCTTGATAAGCCTATCGTTGATGGTACAATCAAGGTATTAGATGATACCGATTTCACCTTTGTCATGCCAAACGAGGATCCGGGGATGGCCGATCGTAAAGGTGTTGTCGAATTTGTTGATAAGAGTGATACCACAAGAGCCAACGTATTTGCAAAATTAGATTCGATGACCGTAACCCGATTGACGGGAATCGACGTAGATCTGAATCTTCAAACGGATAAGGACGCCAAATTTAAGATCCTTTTGGATGCCGGCTCACAGGATGCGCTGAATATCCAAGGGGAGGCGGAACTGAACGCAGGCATTGATGCGAGCAGCAAAATTACCTTGTCAGGTACGTTTACCGTAGACAAAGGAAGTTACTCATTCAGTTTTGGCCCCGTAAAAAAAGACTTTACATTCCGAAAAGGGAGTACGATCACCTGGAACGGAGATCCTTTGGATGCGCAACTTAATATTACGGCAGCATACACAACCAAAGCGCCAACCCTGGAACTTGTAGCGACGCAACTGGGATCGGAAAACGCCAACTTATACAAACAACGTATTCCTTTCAATGTTTTGTTGAAGATTACAGACAAATTGTTCCAACCGCAACTGAATTTTGATATCGACCTGGACGAAAACAATTCCGTTGTTTCCCAAGATGTGATCAGCAAAGTAAATAACGCATTGACCACCTTACGTGAAAATCCATCTGAACTGAACAAACAGGTCTTTTCACTCATCGTTTTGGGGCGCTTTATGTCGACCAATCCATTTGAGAGTTTATCCGGTGGTGGTGGCACAGAAGCCATTGTCAGAAATAGCATCAGTTCATTCCTGAGCGGTCAATTGAACCGCCTTGCCTCCGAGCTTATCACCGGAGTAGAACTGGATTTCAACTTAACTTCGGAAGAAGATTATGCTACTGGAGCGGGCCAAACCCGAACAGATTTGAATATCGGTGTATCTAAAATGCTTTTAAATGACCGCCTAAAAATTACTATTGGCTCTAATTTTGAAGTTGAAGGAAATACACGTCCGGGAGAAACGGCCAACAACATTGCTGGTGATATCCAATTGGATTATCAACTTTCGCAAGATGGTCGCTATTTTGCACGGGTATATCGTAAAAATCAATATCAGGTTACGCTGCAAGGCCAATATGTAGAAACGGGTATCGGATTTATCATCAATATGGATTACAACCGATTTAAGGAAATCTGGATGAGTTCGAAAAAACTCAAAGAGTACTATGACACAAATAGCAAAGGTTTCAGAAAACGTTTTGATGTGGAACGTATGGAAACCGATTCAGTCTATCGTGATAGCGTACGCACAGTCATCAGAGATAGTTTAATGACCCATAGCCCTGAGTACAGAAAACGTATGGAGGAAAGAGAAAAAGAAAAACGTAAACAACAGTTGGACTCAACGAAACGTACGCCGAAAAGCGATAGTCCAAAATCAAACATAGATACCATCAGAACGACAGCTATAAAAAATGAAGATGAGGAAAGGAGTTATCATGCAAACTAA